One Microbacterium keratanolyticum DNA window includes the following coding sequences:
- the rpsD gene encoding 30S ribosomal protein S4, whose amino-acid sequence MVTKSQDRRKVRLSRALGIPLTPKAARYLEKRPYAPGEHGRTKRKADSDYAVRLREKQRLREQYGIREKQLRIAFNEARRKDGLTGENLVELLEMRLDALVLRAGFARTTAQARQLVVHRHILVDGQLVDRPSFRVKPGQLIHVKPKSEGTEPFQVAAAGGHAEVLPPVPGYLEVELDKLQARLVRRPKRAEVPVTCEVQLVVEYYAAR is encoded by the coding sequence GTGGTTACGAAGTCCCAGGACCGCCGCAAGGTCCGCCTGTCCCGTGCCCTCGGCATCCCGCTGACGCCCAAGGCAGCCCGCTACCTCGAGAAGCGTCCCTACGCTCCGGGTGAGCACGGCCGCACCAAGCGCAAGGCAGACAGCGACTACGCTGTCCGTCTGCGTGAGAAGCAGCGTCTGCGCGAGCAGTACGGCATCCGCGAGAAGCAGCTGCGCATCGCGTTCAACGAGGCTCGTCGCAAGGACGGCCTGACCGGTGAGAACCTGGTCGAGCTCCTTGAGATGCGTCTGGACGCGCTTGTGCTGCGTGCCGGCTTCGCCCGCACCACCGCACAGGCTCGCCAGCTCGTCGTGCACCGTCACATCCTTGTTGACGGCCAGCTCGTCGACCGCCCGTCCTTCCGCGTGAAGCCGGGTCAGCTCATTCACGTGAAGCCGAAGAGCGAAGGCACCGAGCCGTTCCAGGTTGCCGCCGCTGGTGGACACGCTGAGGTTCTGCCGCCCGTTCCCGGCTACCTCGAGGTCGAGCTCGACAAGCTCCAGGCGCGTCTCGTGCGTCGCCCGAAGCGTGCCGAGGTTCCCGTGACCTGTGAAGTGCAGCTCGTCGTCGAGTACTACGCAGCGCGCTAA
- a CDS encoding replication-associated recombination protein A — protein MVTSPAPLLSAQTPLAVRMRPTSLAEVAGQQHLLRPGSPIVTLADPAAAAPGTVSMILWGPPGTGKTTLAQAIARSSGRRFVELSAITAGVKDVREVMQQALNQRDLYGQSTILFLDEIHRFTKAQQDALLPGVENGWVILIAATTENPSFSVISPLLSRSLLLTLQPLTDDDIGVLIDRAVADARGLNDQIEVDDSARAALIRLASGDGRRALTGLEAAASVAASPERLVDGEKPRITDDDVAQAVDRALLRYDRQGDEHYDVVSAFIKSIRGSDVDAALHYLARMIEAGEDPRFIARRLVISAAEDVGLADPQALGIAVAAADAVAFIGMPEGRIPLAEATIYLATTAKSNAAYVGIDAAIADIRAGGFGRVPVHLRDAHYPGAKRLGHGKGYRYPHDADAGIVAQQYLPDELRGRTYYAPKQLGAERDVHARLERIRRILGS, from the coding sequence ATGGTGACCTCTCCCGCGCCCCTGCTCTCGGCTCAGACGCCGTTGGCCGTGCGCATGCGACCGACATCCCTGGCAGAAGTGGCGGGCCAGCAGCATCTGCTTCGCCCCGGTTCGCCGATCGTGACGCTTGCCGATCCCGCGGCGGCGGCACCCGGCACGGTGTCGATGATCCTCTGGGGTCCGCCGGGAACCGGCAAGACGACGCTCGCGCAGGCGATCGCGCGGTCATCAGGACGACGCTTCGTCGAGCTCTCCGCGATCACGGCGGGCGTGAAGGACGTTCGTGAGGTCATGCAGCAGGCGCTGAACCAGCGCGATCTGTACGGCCAGAGCACGATCCTGTTCCTCGACGAGATCCATCGCTTCACGAAGGCGCAGCAGGATGCGCTTCTGCCCGGTGTCGAGAACGGCTGGGTGATCCTGATCGCGGCGACCACCGAGAATCCTTCGTTCTCGGTCATCTCTCCGCTCCTCTCGCGGTCGCTGCTGCTCACCCTGCAGCCGCTGACCGACGACGACATCGGTGTGCTGATCGATCGAGCGGTGGCGGATGCGCGCGGTTTGAACGATCAGATCGAGGTCGATGACTCCGCCCGTGCTGCGCTGATCCGCCTTGCATCCGGTGACGGTCGGCGTGCCCTGACAGGGCTGGAAGCGGCGGCATCGGTGGCGGCGTCGCCTGAGCGTCTCGTGGACGGGGAGAAGCCGCGCATCACGGACGATGACGTCGCGCAGGCCGTCGACCGTGCCCTGCTGCGCTACGACCGGCAGGGGGATGAGCACTACGACGTGGTGAGCGCGTTCATCAAGTCGATCCGCGGCTCCGATGTCGACGCCGCCCTGCACTATCTCGCTCGGATGATCGAGGCAGGCGAAGACCCGCGGTTCATCGCGCGGCGGCTCGTGATCTCGGCCGCCGAGGATGTGGGCCTCGCCGATCCGCAGGCGCTGGGGATCGCGGTCGCCGCGGCCGACGCCGTGGCCTTCATCGGGATGCCGGAAGGGCGTATCCCGCTTGCCGAGGCGACGATCTACCTGGCGACGACCGCCAAATCGAACGCCGCCTACGTCGGCATCGACGCCGCTATCGCCGACATTCGCGCCGGCGGCTTCGGCCGAGTGCCTGTGCATCTGCGCGATGCGCACTATCCGGGAGCGAAGCGTCTCGGGCACGGCAAGGGCTACCGCTACCCGCACGACGCGGACGCCGGGATCGTTGCCCAGCAGTACCTGCCTGACGAACTGCGCGGACGCACCTACTATGCGCCGAAGCAGCTCGGCGCAGAGCGCGACGTGCATGCGCGGCTGGAGCGGATCCGCCGTATCCTGGGCTCCTGA
- a CDS encoding DUF349 domain-containing protein yields the protein MSANEPTNTPTPVPAPPRMPRPTPPAPTAPAAAPASPVASADSAEWGRVDDEGTVSVREGEDWRIVGQYPDGTPAEALAYFVRKFDDIAFKVHTLEQRHQAGGASASDLTKQARHLLTEVTDAAAVGNLAELRERLDTLVTSLAEATRLESQQAKAALDEAIAHRTSLVERAEAIAAQDLSSVQWKKVTVEMTELFEAWQAHQQSGPHLPKGVAQQLWKRFRDARSTVDRHRRAFYAELDENHKAARDRKARLVERAEALAPRGLDGIPAYRTLLDEWKAAGRAGRKADDALWAKFKAAGDALYAARAEQSAAEEAESAPRIEERTALLEEAKAVADEPNIAKARALLTRIQRQWDEVGRIFPRDKERALDDKLRVIEQALKAREDVDWKRNNPETKARAGAMSSQLIDAIAKLEAERDAAEKSGNAKALKEATEALEARRAWLSALEG from the coding sequence GTGTCTGCCAACGAGCCCACGAATACGCCCACCCCGGTCCCCGCGCCCCCGCGCATGCCACGTCCTACTCCCCCGGCGCCCACCGCCCCGGCCGCCGCACCCGCGTCGCCGGTCGCGTCCGCCGACTCGGCCGAATGGGGCCGCGTTGACGACGAAGGCACCGTCTCGGTCCGCGAGGGCGAAGACTGGCGCATCGTCGGGCAGTACCCCGACGGAACGCCCGCCGAGGCTCTCGCCTACTTCGTGCGCAAGTTCGATGACATCGCCTTCAAGGTCCACACGCTCGAACAGCGGCACCAGGCCGGCGGTGCATCGGCATCCGATCTGACGAAGCAGGCGCGTCACCTCCTCACCGAGGTGACCGATGCTGCCGCCGTCGGCAACCTCGCAGAACTGCGCGAACGCCTTGACACGCTCGTCACCTCGCTGGCTGAAGCCACTCGCCTCGAGTCGCAGCAGGCGAAGGCCGCGCTCGACGAGGCCATCGCGCACCGGACGTCCCTCGTCGAACGCGCCGAGGCGATCGCCGCACAGGACCTCTCGTCTGTGCAGTGGAAAAAGGTCACGGTCGAGATGACAGAGCTCTTCGAGGCCTGGCAGGCGCACCAGCAGTCCGGCCCGCACCTGCCGAAGGGCGTGGCTCAGCAGCTCTGGAAGCGTTTCCGCGATGCGCGCTCGACCGTCGATCGTCACCGCCGCGCCTTCTACGCCGAGCTCGACGAGAACCACAAGGCCGCCCGCGACCGCAAGGCACGCCTGGTCGAGCGCGCCGAAGCTCTGGCACCGCGCGGTCTCGACGGAATCCCGGCGTACCGCACGCTGCTCGATGAGTGGAAGGCTGCGGGGCGTGCCGGCCGTAAGGCCGACGACGCCCTGTGGGCCAAGTTCAAGGCCGCTGGCGACGCTCTCTACGCCGCGCGCGCAGAGCAGTCCGCCGCGGAAGAGGCCGAGTCCGCACCCCGTATCGAAGAGCGCACGGCGCTCCTCGAGGAGGCCAAGGCCGTGGCGGATGAGCCGAACATCGCCAAGGCCCGTGCCCTGCTCACGCGCATCCAGCGCCAGTGGGATGAGGTCGGGCGCATCTTCCCGCGCGACAAGGAGCGCGCGCTGGATGACAAGCTCCGCGTGATCGAGCAGGCTCTGAAGGCACGTGAAGATGTCGACTGGAAGCGCAACAACCCCGAGACGAAGGCGCGTGCCGGCGCGATGAGCAGCCAGCTCATCGATGCGATCGCCAAGCTCGAGGCTGAGCGGGACGCCGCCGAGAAGTCCGGCAACGCGAAGGCGCTCAAGGAGGCGACAGAGGCACTTGAAGCCCGTCGCGCCTGGCTCTCGGCACTCGAGGGCTAA
- a CDS encoding RelA/SpoT family protein, translated as MTEAGAAQGSSLRRLVPRIFSRAPRINDLDNLIRTARTNHPRGDLAIIEQAYKVASEKHAGQKRQSGEPYITHPLAVAQILAEMGLGPRAIAAALLHDTVEDTGYPLTDLAATFGDEVAMLVDGVTKLDKVKYGESAQAETVRKMIVAMSKDIRVLLIKLADRLHNARTWGFVPPEKAAKKATETLEIYAPLAHRLGIQAIKSELEDLSFAVLHPKIYAEIDSLIRQRTPQREKYIQEVVAAVESDLRDLRVRGKVGGRPKQMYSVYQKMVIRGREFDDIYDLVGIRVLVGTVRDCYAVLGAIHARWTPLPGRFKDYIATPKFNLYQSLHTTVIGPGGRTVEIQIRTHEMHQQAEFGVAAHWMYKERMAGDPKGSQRVSDTDMAWLAHISDWQAETADPGEFLDSLRFEIGAKEVYVFTPKGRVIGLPSGATTVDFAYAVHTEIGHRTMGAKVNGRLVPLETTLKSGDVVEVFTSKNPDAGPSQDWLSFVKSTRARNKIRGWFTKERREEAIEQGKEAIARAMRRQNLPLQRLMSQDSFTEVAHQMRYEDVSALYAAVGEGHVSTQSVLEKVTALVADNDTNTGAIDIPIGRARAPREGDSGVLVRGAADILVKLAKCCTPVPGDEIVGFVTRGSGVSVHRTDCPNVKALGADAERLVEVSWAPTTRSVFLVQIQVEALDRAGLLSDVTRVLSEHHVNILSATVSTTNDRLALSRFVFEMGDTVHLDRVLNAVRRIDAVYDVYRVTSS; from the coding sequence ATGACCGAAGCGGGAGCAGCTCAGGGCTCTAGCCTGCGTCGTCTCGTGCCGCGCATCTTCTCGCGCGCGCCCCGGATCAACGACCTCGACAACCTCATCCGCACCGCCCGTACCAACCACCCCCGTGGTGATCTTGCGATCATCGAACAGGCGTACAAGGTCGCGTCGGAGAAGCACGCGGGGCAGAAGCGTCAGAGCGGTGAGCCGTACATCACTCATCCGCTCGCCGTCGCGCAGATCCTTGCGGAGATGGGCCTCGGGCCTCGGGCGATCGCCGCCGCTCTGCTGCACGACACCGTCGAAGACACGGGATATCCGCTCACTGACCTCGCGGCGACCTTCGGCGACGAAGTGGCGATGCTCGTCGACGGCGTCACCAAGCTCGACAAGGTCAAGTACGGCGAGAGCGCGCAGGCTGAGACGGTCCGCAAGATGATCGTCGCGATGTCCAAAGACATCCGCGTGCTCCTGATCAAGCTCGCCGACCGCCTCCACAACGCCCGCACCTGGGGCTTCGTGCCGCCGGAGAAGGCGGCGAAGAAGGCCACCGAGACTCTTGAGATCTATGCTCCGCTGGCGCACCGCCTTGGTATCCAGGCCATCAAGTCCGAACTCGAAGATCTCTCTTTTGCTGTTCTGCACCCGAAGATCTACGCCGAGATCGACAGCCTGATCCGCCAGCGCACTCCGCAGCGTGAGAAGTACATCCAGGAAGTCGTCGCCGCCGTCGAATCCGACCTTCGAGACCTTCGCGTCCGCGGCAAGGTCGGCGGTCGACCCAAGCAGATGTACTCGGTCTACCAGAAGATGGTCATCCGAGGACGCGAGTTCGACGACATCTACGACCTGGTCGGCATCCGGGTGCTCGTCGGGACAGTCCGCGACTGCTATGCCGTGCTCGGCGCGATCCACGCACGATGGACACCCCTGCCGGGTCGCTTCAAGGACTACATCGCAACGCCCAAGTTCAACCTCTACCAGTCGCTGCACACCACCGTCATCGGGCCGGGTGGGCGCACGGTCGAGATTCAGATCCGCACCCACGAGATGCACCAGCAGGCCGAGTTCGGTGTCGCTGCTCACTGGATGTACAAGGAGCGGATGGCGGGCGACCCGAAGGGTTCCCAGCGCGTCAGCGACACCGATATGGCGTGGCTCGCGCACATCTCGGACTGGCAGGCAGAGACGGCCGACCCGGGGGAGTTCCTCGACTCCCTGCGCTTCGAGATCGGCGCGAAGGAGGTCTACGTCTTCACGCCGAAGGGTCGTGTCATCGGTCTCCCCTCGGGGGCGACGACGGTCGACTTCGCCTACGCCGTGCACACCGAGATCGGTCACCGCACGATGGGCGCCAAGGTCAACGGTCGCCTGGTGCCGCTTGAGACGACGCTCAAGAGCGGCGATGTCGTCGAGGTCTTCACCTCGAAGAATCCCGATGCCGGCCCCAGCCAGGACTGGCTGAGCTTCGTCAAGAGCACCCGTGCGCGCAACAAGATCCGTGGCTGGTTCACGAAGGAGCGCCGCGAAGAGGCCATCGAGCAGGGCAAGGAAGCGATCGCCCGCGCGATGCGTCGACAGAACCTGCCGCTGCAGCGCCTGATGAGCCAGGACTCCTTCACGGAAGTGGCGCACCAGATGCGCTACGAAGACGTCTCGGCGCTCTACGCCGCTGTCGGGGAAGGACACGTCTCGACGCAGTCGGTTCTCGAGAAGGTCACGGCCCTCGTTGCCGACAACGACACGAACACCGGGGCGATCGATATCCCGATCGGCCGCGCGCGTGCCCCTCGCGAGGGCGACAGCGGCGTGCTCGTCCGCGGCGCGGCAGACATCCTGGTGAAGCTCGCCAAGTGCTGCACCCCCGTGCCCGGCGATGAGATCGTCGGTTTCGTGACCCGCGGCAGCGGCGTCTCGGTGCACCGGACGGACTGCCCGAATGTGAAGGCGCTGGGCGCCGACGCAGAGCGGCTCGTGGAGGTCTCGTGGGCCCCCACGACGCGCAGTGTGTTCCTGGTGCAGATCCAGGTCGAGGCGCTCGACCGTGCCGGTCTACTCTCCGACGTCACGCGTGTCCTCAGCGAGCATCACGTCAACATCCTCTCGGCCACCGTGTCGACGACGAACGATCGCCTCGCCTTGAGTCGCTTCGTGTTCGAGATGGGTGACACCGTGCATCTGGATCGCGTGCTCAACGCGGTGCGCCGCATCGACGCCGTGTACGACGTGTACCGCGTCACGTCCTCCTGA
- the secF gene encoding protein translocase subunit SecF: MRSMNEFGNDLYTGKTSFPFVARRRLWFIIAIVLVVGAALVPLFRPIQLSIEFTGGSQFTVEAPASTDQALATEAVRSVVPGATTKVTTVGGRDIRVQADQMTDADTRAVATALADAYEVEPEAVTTSFIGPSWGENVTRQSLWGLAIFLALTFLILAIYFRTWKMSAAAIIGLLDVLIITVGIYSLAGFEISPAAVIGFLTILAYSLYDTTVVFDKIRENTTEDGERSGRLFGDSVNLAVNQTLVRSINTSIVAALPVGAILFIGAIWLGAETLTDISLSIFVGIIVATYSTLFVAAPLYSLFREKEPEIMERDARVRAARERAAVGE, from the coding sequence ATGCGCTCCATGAACGAGTTCGGAAACGACCTCTACACCGGCAAGACGTCGTTCCCCTTCGTCGCTCGCCGTCGCCTGTGGTTCATCATCGCGATCGTGCTCGTCGTCGGCGCAGCGCTGGTGCCGCTGTTCCGGCCGATCCAGCTGTCGATCGAGTTCACCGGCGGCTCGCAGTTCACCGTGGAAGCTCCGGCATCGACCGATCAGGCTCTGGCAACGGAGGCTGTGCGCTCTGTCGTCCCGGGTGCAACCACCAAGGTGACGACCGTCGGCGGCCGCGACATCCGCGTGCAGGCCGATCAGATGACCGACGCGGACACGCGTGCGGTGGCTACGGCCCTGGCCGATGCCTACGAGGTCGAGCCCGAGGCCGTGACTACCTCGTTCATCGGCCCGAGCTGGGGTGAGAACGTCACGCGTCAGTCGCTGTGGGGCCTCGCGATCTTCCTCGCGCTCACATTCCTGATCCTGGCCATCTACTTCCGCACGTGGAAGATGTCGGCGGCCGCGATCATCGGTCTGCTCGATGTGCTCATCATCACGGTGGGCATCTACTCGCTCGCCGGCTTCGAGATCTCCCCGGCGGCGGTCATCGGCTTCCTGACGATCCTGGCGTACTCCCTGTATGACACCACGGTCGTGTTCGACAAGATCCGAGAGAACACGACAGAGGACGGTGAACGCAGTGGCCGTCTCTTCGGAGACTCGGTCAACCTCGCGGTGAACCAGACGCTGGTGCGTTCGATCAACACCTCGATCGTGGCGGCCCTCCCGGTCGGTGCCATTCTGTTCATCGGTGCGATCTGGCTGGGCGCCGAGACGCTGACGGACATCTCGCTGTCGATCTTCGTCGGAATCATCGTGGCGACGTACTCGACGTTGTTCGTCGCGGCCCCGCTGTACTCCCTCTTCCGCGAGAAGGAGCCGGAGATCATGGAGCGCGACGCCCGGGTTCGTGCCGCGCGTGAGCGCGCCGCCGTCGGCGAGTAA